In the Kribbella sp. NBC_00482 genome, one interval contains:
- a CDS encoding 2'-5' RNA ligase family protein: protein MIREVRDHWYWRPNWRPGRSFYTWHVVFPNDAVLTDVHAAYQRLVGSLPGITPVPVQWLHLTLQGIGFADKVPQSDLDPIIDAAQRRLEYFRPFEIKLGPAVVDVESLQLPVSPVDRLRRLRAQLRAAITDVWGSDSVPALPELDPHISLGYWNQPAPAEPLHQRVNALAGGIARTEISRVSLINLNRDHNQYEWTPYASLRLGARPSGANS, encoded by the coding sequence ATGATCAGGGAAGTCCGCGATCACTGGTACTGGCGCCCCAACTGGCGTCCCGGGCGGTCGTTCTACACGTGGCACGTCGTCTTCCCGAACGACGCCGTGCTGACCGACGTGCACGCGGCGTACCAGCGGCTGGTCGGTTCGCTGCCCGGGATCACGCCGGTGCCGGTCCAATGGCTGCACCTCACGCTGCAGGGCATCGGGTTCGCCGACAAGGTCCCGCAGTCGGACCTCGACCCGATCATCGACGCGGCGCAACGCCGGCTCGAGTACTTCCGGCCGTTCGAGATCAAGCTCGGCCCCGCGGTCGTCGACGTCGAAAGCCTGCAGCTGCCGGTCTCCCCCGTCGACCGCCTGCGCCGTCTGCGCGCCCAGCTCCGCGCCGCGATCACCGACGTCTGGGGCAGCGACTCCGTGCCCGCCCTGCCCGAGCTCGACCCGCACATCTCACTCGGCTACTGGAACCAGCCCGCGCCCGCCGAGCCGCTCCACCAACGCGTCAACGCCCTGGCCGGCGGCATCGCCAGAACCGAGATCAGCCGCGTCAGCCTCATCAACCTGAACCGCGACCACAACCAGTACGAGTGGACCCCCTACGCCAGCCTCCGACTCGGAGCCCGACCGAGCGGAGCGAACTCGTGA
- a CDS encoding FAD-dependent oxidoreductase codes for MQQLEVQSDLTVVGGGLAGICAAIGAARQGSTVALVQNRPVLGGNSSSEVRVWVCGATAHGVQSFARETGIMGELFVENQFRNPLGNPYYWDLVLLEAVRAEPRITLYLNTDVRSVEAADGEIRSVTGWQMGSEKEIRFVSPVFVDCSGDGLVGVLAGAEYRTGREPRSEYDESWAPDVPDSNTLGSTILFYSKDAGEPVRFVPPSFAKDVTETAIPDRRVIRTDLNGCAFWWIEWGGELDVVDDNEAIRDELQAVVYGIWDYIKNSGRFDADNLTLEWIGSVPGKREYRRFLGDHVLTQHDVLDQTDFDDRVAFGGWSIDLHPPGGVYSAERGSKHWHPDGNYHIPLRSLYSRNVRNLWMAGRNISASHVAFGTTRVMATCALLGEAAGVGAAVALRNGLTPRELAHDRFGLLKHALTRADSSVLGVIDDDPENVALSATVTASSTLTRPALEVSSGTLPLTTDLGMVIPVDPALDGFELLVDSTGGSLTVELHDPVKAQNYLPAKLIDSCTVDVPAGEKRWVHIPLAWHPSAPSNAFVVLRSTPHISVHTAATGLPGTVHFVQRDPSPDEQWTEQFRAWKHVLPRGGLCIRLGETAAYAPEKVIGGYARPYGGPNLWSSEDLAWDSEPWLELTWPESVELSEIVVVLDADVQEDLINLHHHRTPFESLPTLVAAYDVEVRNGDGPWQTVAQVTDNHHRTQHHHVQTRATHLRLTTRRTNGAPRAHVVSIRAYSSTQ; via the coding sequence ATGCAGCAGCTCGAGGTCCAGTCCGATCTGACCGTCGTCGGCGGCGGGCTCGCCGGGATCTGCGCGGCGATCGGCGCCGCGCGGCAGGGGAGCACCGTGGCGCTGGTGCAGAACCGGCCGGTGCTCGGCGGCAACTCGTCCAGTGAGGTCAGGGTGTGGGTGTGCGGGGCGACCGCGCACGGCGTCCAGAGCTTCGCCCGCGAGACCGGCATCATGGGTGAGCTGTTCGTCGAGAACCAGTTCCGGAATCCGCTCGGAAACCCGTACTACTGGGACCTCGTGCTGCTGGAGGCGGTCCGCGCCGAGCCGCGGATCACGCTGTACCTGAACACCGACGTCCGGTCCGTGGAGGCCGCGGACGGTGAGATCCGGTCGGTGACCGGGTGGCAGATGGGGTCCGAGAAGGAGATCCGGTTCGTCAGCCCGGTGTTCGTGGACTGCTCGGGCGACGGTCTGGTCGGCGTCCTCGCGGGTGCGGAGTACCGGACCGGCCGGGAGCCGCGCTCGGAGTACGACGAGTCGTGGGCGCCCGACGTACCGGACTCGAACACGCTCGGCAGTACGATCCTCTTCTACAGCAAGGACGCCGGGGAACCGGTGCGGTTCGTGCCGCCGTCCTTCGCCAAGGACGTCACGGAAACCGCGATTCCGGACCGCCGCGTGATCCGGACCGATCTGAACGGGTGCGCGTTCTGGTGGATCGAGTGGGGCGGTGAGCTGGACGTCGTCGACGACAACGAGGCGATCCGCGACGAGTTGCAGGCCGTGGTGTACGGGATCTGGGACTACATCAAGAACTCCGGGCGGTTCGACGCGGACAACCTGACCCTGGAGTGGATCGGGTCGGTACCCGGAAAACGTGAGTACCGGCGTTTCCTCGGCGACCACGTGCTGACGCAGCACGATGTCCTCGACCAGACCGACTTCGACGACCGCGTCGCGTTCGGCGGCTGGTCGATCGACCTGCACCCGCCCGGTGGCGTGTACTCGGCCGAGCGCGGATCGAAGCACTGGCACCCTGACGGCAACTACCACATTCCGCTGCGTTCCCTGTACTCACGGAACGTCCGGAATCTGTGGATGGCCGGACGGAACATCAGTGCCAGCCATGTCGCGTTCGGTACGACGCGGGTGATGGCGACCTGTGCGCTGCTCGGTGAAGCGGCCGGCGTCGGCGCAGCTGTTGCCCTGCGCAACGGATTGACGCCGCGCGAGCTGGCGCACGACCGGTTCGGCCTGCTGAAGCACGCGCTGACCCGCGCCGACTCGTCGGTCCTCGGCGTCATCGACGACGATCCGGAAAACGTTGCACTGTCGGCGACCGTGACCGCGTCCTCCACCCTGACCCGGCCGGCGCTCGAGGTCTCGTCCGGAACGCTGCCGCTGACCACCGACCTCGGAATGGTCATCCCGGTCGACCCGGCTCTCGACGGATTCGAGCTGCTCGTCGACTCGACCGGAGGCTCCCTGACCGTCGAGCTCCATGACCCGGTCAAGGCGCAGAACTACCTCCCGGCCAAGCTCATCGACTCCTGCACAGTCGACGTACCGGCCGGCGAGAAGCGCTGGGTCCACATCCCGTTGGCCTGGCACCCGTCCGCTCCCTCCAACGCGTTCGTCGTACTGCGAAGCACACCGCACATCTCTGTGCACACCGCTGCGACGGGACTCCCCGGAACGGTTCACTTCGTCCAGCGCGACCCATCGCCCGACGAGCAGTGGACGGAGCAGTTCCGCGCCTGGAAACACGTCCTGCCCCGCGGCGGCCTGTGCATCCGCCTCGGCGAGACCGCGGCGTACGCGCCAGAGAAGGTCATCGGCGGCTACGCCCGCCCGTACGGCGGCCCGAATCTCTGGTCGTCCGAAGACCTGGCCTGGGACTCCGAGCCCTGGCTCGAACTCACCTGGCCCGAGTCGGTCGAACTCTCCGAGATCGTCGTCGTCCTGGACGCGGACGTCCAGGAGGACCTCATCAATCTCCACCACCACCGGACGCCGTTCGAGTCCCTGCCCACTCTCGTAGCCGCCTACGACGTGGAGGTCCGCAACGGCGACGGTCCGTGGCAGACAGTCGCCCAGGTCACCGACAACCACCACCGCACCCAGCACCACCACGTGCAGACCCGAGCCACCCACCTCCGTCTCACGACAAGACGCACCAACGGCGCCCCACGAGCCCACGTGGTCTCCATCCGCGCCTACTCGTCGACTCAGTAA
- a CDS encoding MurR/RpiR family transcriptional regulator, with amino-acid sequence MERAGSPSPLQLVKRALPELNGAMQRVADHILANPDEVARGSITKLAEAAQTSAATVTRLSTHLGYAGYPALRAALAMEVGRGLEAGWASDIGMAIGPADPPEQVLNVLASTQANALRNALAAIDLTAATRVADAIAGARRTHIYGEWGDAIPARELYIRLLRIGIPVGFFDGPQSSQIGAGLLGEGDVALTVTRSGTDQTTLDFIKRAREQGALAVAITGMPDAPIGRLADVTLDTGTPNGANWTEFFAGRASDVLTAGLLFVLVAQRVPDHLTAHHPNGPGQPVVQRDT; translated from the coding sequence ATGGAACGAGCCGGCAGTCCTAGTCCGTTGCAGCTGGTCAAGCGGGCCCTGCCCGAGCTGAACGGTGCGATGCAGCGGGTCGCCGATCACATCCTGGCGAACCCGGACGAGGTCGCGCGCGGTTCGATCACCAAGCTGGCCGAGGCCGCGCAGACCTCGGCCGCGACGGTCACGCGGCTGTCGACCCACCTCGGGTACGCCGGGTATCCGGCGCTGCGGGCCGCGCTGGCGATGGAGGTCGGCCGCGGGCTGGAGGCCGGTTGGGCCAGTGACATCGGCATGGCGATCGGCCCGGCGGATCCGCCCGAACAGGTGCTGAACGTGCTCGCGTCGACGCAGGCGAACGCGTTGCGGAACGCGCTGGCCGCGATCGATCTGACCGCAGCCACCCGGGTCGCGGACGCGATCGCCGGCGCCCGGCGGACCCACATCTACGGCGAGTGGGGCGACGCGATCCCGGCCCGCGAGCTGTACATCCGGCTGCTGCGGATCGGCATTCCGGTGGGCTTCTTCGACGGTCCGCAGTCCTCGCAGATCGGCGCCGGCCTGCTCGGCGAGGGTGATGTCGCGTTGACGGTCACACGTTCCGGCACTGATCAGACCACGCTCGACTTCATCAAGCGTGCCCGCGAGCAGGGCGCGCTCGCCGTCGCGATCACCGGGATGCCGGACGCGCCGATCGGCCGGCTCGCCGACGTCACTCTCGACACCGGTACGCCGAACGGCGCGAACTGGACCGAGTTCTTCGCCGGCCGCGCGAGCGACGTACTGACGGCCGGCCTGTTGTTCGTCCTGGTCGCACAGCGGGTGCCCGATCACCTGACCGCACATCATCCGAACGGGCCGGGGCAGCCCGTCGTTCAACGAGATACCTGA
- a CDS encoding carbohydrate ABC transporter permease, whose product MTKKYSKWIWGVPLWILAIAFLAPFAWMISTALKPDVDAYKIPMEWIPNPFQWDNFSTVLSGATSVLPAFGRSVFVALLRVAGELLTATMAGYAFARMSFKGRDKLFLLYLATAIIPAQLLLVPRFIYFQKLGLYDTLWALILPGMFTVLGTFLMRQFFVSQPAEFAEAARMDGANEWRVFTRIYLPLATPVMSALGILAFVWSWNDYETPLVLISNPDRYTLPLSLTNFVDEQGQIAPGLTMAASVISIVPVLIVFVVLQRRFIAAMTHTGIK is encoded by the coding sequence ATGACTAAGAAGTACAGCAAGTGGATCTGGGGCGTCCCGCTGTGGATCCTCGCCATCGCTTTCCTGGCGCCGTTCGCGTGGATGATCTCGACCGCGCTGAAGCCGGACGTGGACGCCTACAAGATCCCGATGGAGTGGATCCCGAACCCGTTCCAGTGGGACAACTTCAGCACCGTTCTGAGTGGGGCGACCTCGGTCCTGCCGGCGTTCGGCCGCTCGGTGTTCGTCGCCCTGCTGCGGGTCGCGGGGGAGCTGCTCACCGCGACGATGGCCGGCTACGCATTCGCGCGGATGTCGTTCAAGGGCCGCGACAAGCTGTTCCTGCTGTACCTGGCGACGGCGATCATTCCGGCTCAGCTGCTGCTCGTTCCGCGGTTCATCTACTTCCAGAAACTCGGGCTGTACGACACGCTCTGGGCGCTGATCCTGCCGGGGATGTTCACCGTGCTCGGAACGTTCCTGATGCGCCAGTTCTTCGTCAGCCAGCCGGCCGAGTTCGCCGAGGCGGCCCGGATGGACGGCGCGAACGAGTGGCGGGTGTTCACCCGGATCTACTTGCCGTTGGCAACACCAGTGATGAGCGCGCTCGGCATTCTCGCGTTCGTCTGGTCCTGGAACGACTACGAGACGCCGCTGGTGCTGATCAGCAACCCGGACCGGTACACGCTGCCGCTCAGCCTGACCAACTTCGTCGACGAACAGGGCCAGATCGCGCCCGGCCTGACGATGGCCGCCTCGGTGATCTCGATCGTGCCGGTGCTGATCGTGTTCGTCGTCCTGCAACGCCGCTTCATCGCCGCCATGACTCATACAGGGATCAAATGA
- a CDS encoding carbohydrate ABC transporter permease — MATATVVAAGTKARTEQGSGIRPSGWIGFLFIAPNLLGVIAFTLIPLVSVVVLAFTDWNLVSGLGGITFNGIDNFVAIARDPGFWHAIGLTLVYVVVSVPLTVVLGLALGIALNRPLPGRAVLRAIFFLPYIVNVVAIGMTWLMLMNPKAGLVNQVLDAFGIQPGWFASSHWALPALIVMAVWGGVGYCSLIYLSALQDAPQQLYEAADIDGASAWSKFRVITWPSLLPTTIFLLVTLIIGASQGFGLIALITAGGPGDATTTISYYMYQTGFQFYRFGYASAIGLVTFVGVLVLTLLTWRAQRGRALND; from the coding sequence ATGGCCACCGCCACGGTCGTCGCGGCCGGCACCAAGGCCCGTACCGAGCAGGGCTCCGGGATCCGCCCGTCCGGCTGGATCGGGTTCCTGTTCATCGCCCCGAACCTGCTCGGCGTGATCGCGTTCACGCTGATCCCCCTGGTCAGCGTCGTGGTGCTCGCCTTCACGGACTGGAACCTGGTGTCCGGCCTCGGCGGCATCACCTTCAACGGCATCGACAACTTCGTCGCGATCGCCCGGGACCCCGGGTTCTGGCACGCGATCGGCCTGACGCTGGTGTACGTCGTGGTGTCGGTCCCGCTCACCGTCGTACTGGGACTCGCCCTCGGGATCGCGCTCAACCGCCCGCTCCCGGGCCGCGCCGTACTCCGGGCGATCTTCTTCCTGCCGTACATCGTCAACGTGGTCGCGATCGGCATGACCTGGTTGATGTTGATGAACCCGAAGGCCGGCCTGGTGAACCAGGTCCTCGACGCGTTCGGGATCCAGCCGGGGTGGTTCGCGTCCTCGCACTGGGCGCTGCCGGCGCTGATCGTGATGGCGGTGTGGGGCGGCGTCGGGTACTGCTCGCTGATCTACCTGTCCGCGCTGCAGGACGCGCCGCAGCAGCTGTACGAAGCGGCCGACATCGACGGCGCCTCCGCCTGGTCGAAGTTCCGCGTGATCACCTGGCCGTCGTTGCTGCCGACAACGATCTTCCTACTGGTCACGCTGATCATCGGGGCGTCGCAGGGCTTCGGCCTGATCGCGCTGATCACCGCGGGCGGTCCGGGCGACGCGACCACCACGATCTCGTACTACATGTACCAGACCGGCTTCCAGTTCTACCGGTTCGGCTACGCGTCGGCGATCGGCCTGGTGACCTTCGTCGGCGTACTCGTCCTGACCCTGCTCACCTGGCGGGCGCAGCGAGGGAGGGCCCTCAATGACTAA
- a CDS encoding ABC transporter substrate-binding protein — protein sequence MGAGLAAAVVPGCSGADGGRSGALQVWGGVPAASGPADVVKAFQAKFPQYKVNYTRFVNDDRGNLKLDTALQGGVDIDVYFTYSQGAMALRAGSGLAADLTDRVKADPDLQVFLDTAQPRSYIDNGKVKALATAREPLFVLFNEKLRRQAGVELPQSWTIDEFRATAKRLTTDRTVGTYTLPDVARIALGPNYWYDGNRSNFGDPHFEQGFRVGREMIAEGTAFPWTEVLSRHLDAYQQNSFLGEEFHLWSTAPFNLRYLYDAKKYPHDFKVAFAPSPTVDGQNWNGGSFSNFIMVNPKSPKFEAAWAFVKFWLTEGATPMLKGGKVPALGNVTDEQIVSGMLGKEPEKYFDLESFRRVVLTSEPKLATDTRLTGFPEISLAVKQQRDLCWLGEKDPGVAIREVRRLADAAIARNERRP from the coding sequence GTGGGGGCAGGGCTGGCGGCTGCTGTGGTGCCGGGGTGTTCCGGTGCTGACGGTGGGCGGTCGGGGGCTCTGCAGGTGTGGGGCGGGGTGCCGGCGGCATCCGGGCCGGCTGATGTGGTGAAGGCGTTCCAGGCGAAGTTTCCGCAGTACAAGGTGAACTACACGCGGTTCGTGAACGACGACCGCGGCAACCTCAAGCTCGACACCGCCCTCCAGGGTGGCGTCGACATCGACGTGTACTTCACCTACTCGCAGGGTGCGATGGCGTTGCGGGCCGGGTCCGGACTGGCGGCGGACCTGACCGATCGGGTGAAGGCGGACCCGGACCTGCAGGTGTTCCTCGACACCGCGCAGCCGCGGTCGTACATCGACAACGGCAAGGTCAAGGCGCTCGCCACCGCGCGGGAGCCGCTCTTCGTACTGTTCAACGAGAAGCTCCGGCGGCAGGCCGGTGTCGAGCTCCCGCAGTCGTGGACGATCGACGAGTTCCGCGCGACGGCGAAGAGGCTGACGACGGACAGGACCGTCGGCACGTACACGCTGCCCGACGTCGCCCGGATCGCCCTCGGGCCGAACTACTGGTACGACGGAAACCGCTCGAACTTCGGCGATCCGCACTTCGAGCAGGGTTTCCGCGTCGGCCGCGAGATGATCGCCGAGGGTACGGCGTTCCCGTGGACCGAGGTGCTGTCCCGGCACCTCGACGCGTACCAGCAGAACTCGTTCCTCGGCGAGGAGTTCCACCTCTGGTCGACCGCCCCGTTCAACCTGCGGTACCTGTACGACGCGAAGAAGTACCCGCACGACTTCAAGGTCGCGTTCGCGCCGTCGCCGACCGTCGACGGCCAGAACTGGAACGGCGGCTCGTTCAGCAACTTCATCATGGTCAACCCGAAGTCGCCGAAGTTCGAGGCGGCCTGGGCGTTCGTGAAGTTCTGGCTGACCGAGGGTGCGACGCCGATGCTCAAGGGCGGCAAGGTGCCGGCGCTCGGCAACGTCACCGACGAGCAGATCGTTTCCGGAATGCTCGGAAAAGAGCCGGAGAAGTACTTCGATCTCGAGTCGTTCCGGCGCGTCGTCCTGACCTCCGAGCCGAAGCTCGCGACCGACACCCGGCTGACCGGATTTCCGGAGATTTCCCTCGCGGTGAAGCAGCAGCGCGACCTGTGCTGGCTCGGCGAGAAGGACCCCGGGGTCGCGATCCGTGAGGTACGGCGGCTCGCCGACGCCGCGATCGCCCGTAACGAGAGGAGGCCCTGA
- a CDS encoding type IV toxin-antitoxin system AbiEi family antitoxin domain-containing protein: protein MESVVEVLAKQGGWATSAELVRATSRRALAAAVERGDVERLTRGIYGLPGLAPDLMAAIAHDGVLSHTSAASGWRLPLLAAPAKPHITLPANRNAKPGPPAVLHWASLPTADRLARRTSLLRTVLDCARILPFGESLAVADAALASARITQDELVASALAMSGFGRPNALRVAFAASRLAESFLESMLRSLFVVAGIAGFEPQVWVETGEFRVRVDLGHRIARLAVEAEGYEFHGSPAKFAADCRRYDDLVAAGWLVLRFTYQQVIGDPQWVVATVASALAGRVGVQNNG from the coding sequence ATGGAGTCTGTCGTGGAGGTTCTCGCCAAGCAGGGCGGCTGGGCCACGTCCGCCGAGTTGGTACGGGCGACCTCCCGGCGAGCGCTAGCGGCGGCTGTCGAGCGCGGTGATGTCGAGCGGCTGACCCGCGGGATCTACGGGTTGCCGGGCCTCGCGCCCGACCTGATGGCTGCCATCGCGCACGACGGCGTGCTTTCGCATACGAGTGCTGCGTCGGGCTGGCGGCTGCCACTGCTGGCCGCGCCCGCCAAGCCGCACATCACGCTACCGGCGAACCGCAACGCCAAGCCTGGTCCGCCGGCCGTCCTGCACTGGGCGAGCCTGCCGACGGCCGACCGCCTCGCGCGCCGAACCTCCCTGCTGCGAACGGTCCTGGACTGTGCACGCATCCTCCCGTTCGGCGAGAGCCTGGCGGTCGCCGACGCGGCGCTGGCGTCCGCCCGCATCACTCAGGACGAACTGGTGGCGAGCGCCCTGGCGATGTCCGGTTTCGGCCGGCCGAACGCCCTGCGCGTCGCGTTCGCGGCGTCCAGGCTTGCGGAGAGCTTCCTCGAGTCGATGCTGAGGAGTCTCTTCGTGGTTGCCGGAATCGCCGGGTTCGAACCACAGGTGTGGGTGGAAACCGGGGAGTTCCGGGTCCGGGTGGACCTGGGGCATCGCATCGCTCGGCTCGCCGTCGAGGCCGAGGGGTACGAGTTCCACGGTTCGCCGGCGAAGTTCGCTGCCGACTGTCGCCGCTACGACGATCTCGTCGCCGCCGGTTGGCTGGTCCTGCGGTTCACCTATCAGCAGGTGATCGGAGATCCGCAATGGGTGGTAGCGACGGTAGCCAGTGCGCTCGCTGGCCGGGTCGGCGTGCAGAACAACGGGTAG
- a CDS encoding UDP-N-acetylmuramate dehydrogenase, with the protein MSTHVSLADYTTLRIGGLADKFVEVGTEEDLITAVRDADASGEPVLLLSGGSNVVIGDDGFRGTVVKIATSGIRVDADMCSGAMVHIAAGEDWDGVVQRAIAEEWSGLESMSGIPGLAGSTPVQNVGAYGHEVAETVASVRVWDRVVGKVETIFAGDCGFSYRNSRFKADPSRYVVLEVTFQLTLGDLSAPVGYAELARVLDVEPGSRAPMAEVREAVLGLRRSKGMVLDPADHDTWSAGSFFTNPILDTPAEVPAGAPQWPQPDGRVKTSAAWLIEHAGVSKGFTIGNAAVSTKHTLALTNRGQATAKELLTLATHVRTQVQQSFSITLVNEPVLVNCTL; encoded by the coding sequence GTGAGTACGCACGTGTCGCTGGCCGACTACACCACGCTGCGGATCGGTGGGTTGGCCGACAAGTTCGTCGAGGTCGGTACCGAGGAAGATCTGATCACTGCGGTCCGGGACGCCGACGCGTCCGGGGAGCCGGTGCTTCTGCTCTCGGGCGGAAGCAATGTGGTGATCGGGGACGACGGGTTCCGCGGGACCGTGGTGAAGATCGCGACGTCCGGGATTCGCGTCGACGCGGACATGTGCTCCGGGGCGATGGTGCACATCGCGGCCGGGGAGGACTGGGACGGCGTCGTACAGCGCGCGATCGCGGAGGAGTGGAGCGGGCTCGAGTCGATGTCCGGCATCCCCGGGCTCGCCGGGTCGACGCCCGTGCAGAACGTCGGGGCGTACGGTCACGAGGTCGCGGAGACGGTCGCGTCCGTGCGGGTGTGGGATCGCGTCGTCGGCAAGGTCGAGACGATCTTCGCGGGGGACTGCGGGTTCAGTTACCGGAACTCGCGGTTCAAGGCCGACCCGTCGCGGTACGTCGTACTCGAGGTCACCTTCCAGTTGACGCTGGGCGATCTGTCGGCGCCGGTCGGGTACGCCGAACTTGCCCGGGTGCTCGACGTCGAGCCGGGTTCGCGCGCGCCGATGGCCGAAGTACGGGAAGCCGTCCTCGGCCTGCGCCGCAGCAAAGGCATGGTCCTCGACCCCGCCGACCACGACACCTGGAGCGCAGGCTCCTTCTTCACCAACCCCATCCTCGACACCCCCGCCGAGGTCCCCGCCGGCGCTCCCCAGTGGCCGCAACCCGACGGCCGCGTCAAAACCAGCGCCGCCTGGCTGATCGAACACGCAGGCGTCTCCAAGGGCTTCACCATCGGCAACGCCGCCGTCTCCACCAAACACACCCTGGCCCTCACCAACCGAGGCCAAGCCACCGCCAAGGAACTCCTGACCCTGGCCACTCACGTCCGCACCCAGGTCCAGCAATCCTTCAGTATCACCTTGGTCAACGAACCTGTGCTGGTGAACTGCACCCTGTAA
- a CDS encoding MaoC family dehydratase, which produces MIEVGTELPALTVTLRREDLVRYAGASGDFNPIHWNDRMAAALGLPGVIAHGMLTMASAVRVVTDWLDDPADLVEYGVRFTKPVVVPDDDKGASVTFTAKVDKVTDGLAEIDITALAGEEKVLGRARAVVRVR; this is translated from the coding sequence ATGATTGAGGTAGGCACCGAGCTGCCGGCGCTGACCGTCACGCTGCGGCGCGAGGACCTGGTCCGGTACGCCGGGGCCAGCGGGGACTTCAACCCGATCCACTGGAACGACCGGATGGCCGCGGCGCTCGGCCTGCCCGGTGTGATCGCGCACGGGATGCTCACGATGGCGTCCGCGGTACGTGTCGTCACGGACTGGCTCGACGATCCGGCCGACCTGGTGGAGTACGGCGTACGGTTCACCAAGCCGGTCGTCGTACCGGATGACGACAAGGGCGCGAGCGTGACGTTCACGGCCAAGGTCGACAAGGTCACCGACGGGCTCGCCGAGATCGACATCACGGCGCTCGCCGGCGAGGAGAAGGTGCTCGGGCGGGCCAGGGCGGTCGTGCGGGTCCGGTGA
- a CDS encoding FAS1-like dehydratase domain-containing protein, whose protein sequence is MTIDATMVGRSYTAAESYQVGREKIREFADAIGDRNPAYRGDDAIAPPTFAFMVGSRALEELLNDEELGLRLDRIVHGAQKFSYTRPIKAGDAIAATATITTVRKAGPVEVIMYETTLTTVDGEPIATATSTLSHNRADA, encoded by the coding sequence ATGACGATCGACGCCACGATGGTCGGCCGGAGTTACACGGCCGCCGAGTCCTACCAGGTGGGCCGGGAGAAGATCCGGGAGTTCGCCGACGCGATCGGCGACCGTAACCCGGCGTACCGAGGCGATGACGCGATCGCGCCGCCGACGTTCGCGTTCATGGTCGGCAGCCGCGCGCTCGAGGAGCTGCTGAACGACGAGGAGCTCGGCCTGCGGCTGGACCGGATTGTGCACGGCGCGCAGAAGTTCAGCTACACCCGTCCGATCAAGGCCGGCGACGCCATCGCCGCGACCGCCACCATCACCACCGTGCGCAAGGCCGGTCCCGTCGAGGTGATCATGTACGAGACCACCCTGACCACCGTCGACGGCGAGCCGATCGCCACGGCGACGTCGACCCTCTCGCACAACCGGGCGGACGCATGA
- a CDS encoding (2Fe-2S)-binding protein codes for MTAVAALAKYAPRYRLEIGEPEGSEWLRVDRILEPGSPELTELLKRDDEASCHRTAHANALSMMSFYAGRAPAAALLLWALEGRVLDVRPHNLWVRPHDGHGIAAVAVRSADFLPGGLETLYDVVLRQHLLPLAEELHRRTRAGLRQVYGGVAAGVAMGFCAATREAVTVEPAYLLERWQTFTAKAPGGLARLGEVELAAGKLVYLRNTCCLYYTSEVGNGTLCGSCCLTPRDERLTAYEGGRPILTV; via the coding sequence GTGACGGCTGTGGCGGCGCTGGCGAAGTACGCGCCTCGGTACCGGCTGGAGATCGGCGAGCCGGAGGGCTCCGAGTGGCTGCGGGTGGACCGGATCCTCGAGCCCGGCAGCCCCGAACTCACCGAGCTGCTGAAGCGGGACGACGAGGCCAGTTGTCACCGTACGGCGCATGCGAACGCGCTCAGCATGATGTCGTTCTACGCCGGCCGTGCGCCCGCGGCCGCGCTCCTGCTCTGGGCGCTGGAGGGCCGCGTCCTCGACGTCCGCCCGCACAACCTGTGGGTCCGGCCGCACGACGGGCACGGCATCGCGGCGGTCGCCGTACGCTCCGCCGACTTCCTCCCCGGCGGGCTCGAGACGCTGTACGACGTGGTGCTGCGACAGCATCTGCTTCCACTCGCCGAGGAGCTGCACCGACGGACGCGGGCCGGGCTGCGGCAGGTGTACGGCGGTGTTGCGGCAGGCGTCGCGATGGGATTCTGCGCCGCAACGCGCGAGGCCGTCACGGTGGAGCCGGCGTACCTGCTCGAGCGGTGGCAGACGTTCACCGCGAAGGCGCCGGGCGGGCTCGCGCGCCTCGGCGAGGTGGAGCTAGCGGCCGGGAAGCTCGTCTACCTGCGGAACACGTGCTGTCTGTATTACACGAGCGAAGTCGGCAACGGCACGCTCTGCGGCTCCTGCTGCCTCACGCCTCGTGACGAGCGTCTCACCGCCTACGAGGGCGGCCGCCCGATTCTCACCGTCTGA
- the rpmG gene encoding 50S ribosomal protein L33, which yields MAKSTDIRPKITLACTVCKERNYITKKNRRNDPDRLELKKYCHRCNDHTDHRETR from the coding sequence GTGGCCAAGTCAACCGACATTCGCCCGAAGATCACCCTGGCGTGCACGGTCTGCAAGGAGCGGAACTACATCACCAAGAAGAACCGGCGGAACGACCCGGATCGTCTTGAGCTGAAGAAGTACTGCCACCGGTGCAACGACCACACGGACCACCGCGAGACCCGCTGA